A single window of Selenomonas sputigena DNA harbors:
- a CDS encoding VWA domain-containing protein produces MEYPRYPFTAVVGQEQAKRALLLALVNPRTGGLLISGNRGTAKSVLVRAAAPFTPTGSLVELPLGATDDMVFGSLDVDAAVRNGERRLRHGLLHRAAHTLIYMDEVNLLREEVLKSVLESASAGMFSLERDGISAVEEISCIPVGTMDPAEGVLSPVLLDSFGMFAAMDDVEETEQRAEIARRVLAFERAPKAFCRMYAQQEAELQQKAARAREMLPAVEVSRAILHLAAQYAARALCVGNRAEIYLVEAARALAAFAGRIYVMPQDIEEAALFVLAHRMSRKKEQREERSGQQKEPQEQEQLQEQQAESREESEDEVDDAPQEERPDDVLTRDATGGESKEQEDDRGESQEKEAQTDEEQASPADGDSGGEDRDETHSIEAVMARLSLLRKAVCGRKGKSGRRAIVQLDVPAGRPWRTSLPRRGRCIDLAFAATLRAAAPYQRQRHGEQAVVIRGEDLRVWIRARRAAANILFLVDASGSMGAKERMKMVKGAVLALLREAYQKRDRVGLIAFRRTSAETLLPMTRSVELAEKALRSLPTGGKTPLAEGLAAALKMMDELGRKEGAETVLVLVTDGRTNVSAAGKAKEEALRAAEEIARRDAHCIVLDTEKNFPKVGLAPEIAQRMNAGYATLERLCAEGVLEVVRRFRDMQA; encoded by the coding sequence ATGGAATATCCGCGCTATCCGTTTACCGCTGTCGTCGGTCAGGAGCAGGCGAAGAGGGCGCTTCTTCTCGCGCTCGTGAATCCGCGCACGGGCGGCTTGCTCATTTCAGGCAACCGCGGCACGGCGAAATCTGTCCTCGTGCGTGCGGCAGCGCCGTTCACGCCGACGGGGAGTCTCGTCGAACTGCCGCTCGGCGCGACGGACGATATGGTCTTCGGCAGCCTCGATGTGGATGCGGCCGTGCGGAACGGCGAGCGTCGTCTGCGCCATGGACTCCTGCATCGTGCGGCGCATACGCTCATTTACATGGACGAGGTGAACCTCCTGCGCGAGGAAGTCTTGAAGTCTGTCTTAGAGAGCGCGTCGGCGGGGATGTTTTCCTTGGAACGCGACGGCATATCAGCGGTCGAGGAGATAAGTTGCATCCCTGTCGGGACGATGGATCCCGCAGAAGGCGTGCTCTCGCCCGTGCTGCTCGACAGCTTCGGCATGTTCGCAGCGATGGATGATGTGGAAGAGACGGAGCAGCGTGCTGAGATCGCGCGGCGCGTGCTCGCCTTTGAGCGTGCGCCAAAAGCTTTCTGCCGCATGTATGCGCAGCAGGAAGCCGAGCTGCAGCAGAAGGCGGCACGAGCGCGAGAGATGCTTCCTGCTGTGGAAGTTTCCCGTGCCATCCTGCATCTCGCTGCACAGTATGCCGCACGCGCCCTTTGCGTGGGAAATCGTGCCGAAATCTATCTCGTGGAAGCGGCACGCGCCTTGGCGGCGTTCGCCGGGCGCATCTATGTGATGCCGCAGGACATCGAGGAGGCGGCTCTCTTCGTGCTCGCGCATCGCATGAGCCGAAAAAAGGAGCAGCGCGAAGAAAGAAGCGGACAGCAGAAAGAGCCGCAGGAACAGGAACAGCTGCAGGAACAGCAAGCTGAGTCGCGGGAAGAGTCGGAAGATGAGGTGGATGATGCGCCGCAGGAGGAGCGCCCGGACGATGTTTTGACGAGAGATGCGACGGGCGGCGAATCGAAAGAGCAGGAAGATGATAGAGGAGAATCGCAGGAAAAAGAGGCGCAGACCGACGAGGAGCAGGCGTCGCCTGCGGATGGCGATTCGGGCGGCGAAGATAGAGATGAGACGCACTCCATAGAAGCGGTTATGGCGCGGCTTTCTCTCCTGCGCAAGGCGGTGTGCGGGAGGAAGGGCAAGAGCGGCAGACGCGCAATCGTGCAGCTTGACGTGCCGGCGGGACGTCCTTGGCGCACATCGCTGCCGCGCCGCGGACGGTGCATCGACCTCGCCTTTGCCGCTACGCTTCGCGCGGCGGCGCCCTATCAGCGCCAGCGGCATGGCGAGCAGGCCGTCGTCATACGCGGCGAGGATCTGCGCGTCTGGATTCGGGCGCGTCGTGCCGCCGCGAACATCCTCTTCCTCGTCGATGCGAGCGGCTCCATGGGCGCGAAGGAGCGCATGAAGATGGTGAAGGGCGCGGTGCTCGCCCTCCTGCGTGAAGCATACCAAAAGCGTGACCGCGTGGGACTGATTGCGTTTCGGCGCACGAGCGCCGAAACGCTCTTGCCGATGACGCGAAGCGTGGAGCTGGCGGAAAAGGCGCTGCGCTCTTTGCCGACGGGCGGCAAGACGCCGCTCGCGGAGGGACTTGCCGCCGCGCTCAAGATGATGGATGAGCTCGGTCGCAAGGAAGGCGCGGAGACGGTGCTCGTGCTCGTGACAGACGGCAGGACGAATGTTTCTGCAGCGGGGAAGGCGAAGGAGGAGGCGCTGCGCGCAGCGGAGGAGATCGCGCGAAGAGACGCGCACTGCATCGTGCTCGATACGGAGAAGAACTTTCCGAAGGTGGGACTGGCGCCTGAGATTGCGCAGCGCATGAATGCCGGCTACGCCACGCTGGAGCGCCTTTGTGCCGAAGGCGTATTGGAAGTCGTGCGGCGTTTTCGCGATATGCAAGCGTGA
- a CDS encoding radical SAM/SPASM domain-containing protein gives MGLKMLVLSLTGDCNLACRYCYASGQARHTMAWETARRAVDLAASCGEPFLLQFSGGEPLLALPLLARIAAYVRDHRIEAHMAVQTNGTLLTEEAVNILCDSNMGIGVSLDGRSAVHDRQRQYSDGRGSAADVAAGIERLARRGVGIGLTCVVTAENVYSLTDIVDMAYYFGNVHRVGFDLLRAQGRGTNAALPRESDMAAAMREVFARRDALYRLTGRRLAISQEEQARDIAGRGGSDFSHCYAMNGEGVHVDVDGGIYACSSFIGDKRFFLGNVMQGVNLRRLQEVSAKMQRSMDFCRRCHDFAACGGGCFARWLGMEQEEPCAAECALKRAAASAVFGKEGYRAE, from the coding sequence ATGGGGCTGAAGATGCTGGTGCTGAGCCTGACGGGAGACTGCAACCTCGCCTGTCGCTATTGCTATGCAAGCGGTCAGGCGAGGCACACGATGGCATGGGAAACGGCGCGGCGGGCTGTCGATCTGGCTGCCTCCTGCGGGGAGCCGTTTCTCCTGCAGTTTTCGGGCGGCGAACCTCTGCTTGCATTGCCGCTCCTTGCACGTATCGCCGCCTATGTGCGCGATCATCGCATCGAGGCGCACATGGCTGTTCAGACGAACGGCACGCTGCTGACGGAAGAGGCGGTGAATATCCTATGCGATTCCAACATGGGCATCGGCGTGAGCCTCGATGGCAGGTCGGCAGTGCATGATCGCCAAAGGCAATATTCGGACGGCAGAGGTTCTGCCGCTGACGTGGCGGCGGGCATCGAGCGCCTTGCGCGGCGCGGCGTCGGCATCGGACTGACGTGCGTCGTGACGGCGGAGAATGTTTACAGCCTGACCGATATCGTCGATATGGCCTATTACTTTGGCAATGTGCATCGCGTCGGTTTCGACCTCCTGCGTGCGCAGGGGCGCGGCACGAACGCCGCTTTGCCGCGAGAAAGCGATATGGCGGCGGCGATGCGCGAGGTTTTTGCTCGGCGCGATGCACTTTATCGCTTGACGGGGCGTCGTCTCGCCATATCGCAGGAGGAGCAGGCGAGAGACATCGCAGGGCGCGGCGGGAGCGATTTTTCTCACTGCTATGCGATGAACGGCGAAGGCGTCCACGTCGACGTCGATGGCGGCATCTACGCTTGCTCCTCTTTCATCGGCGATAAGCGCTTCTTCCTAGGCAATGTTATGCAGGGCGTGAATTTGCGTCGTCTGCAGGAAGTATCTGCCAAGATGCAGCGGAGCATGGATTTTTGCCGACGATGTCACGATTTTGCCGCCTGCGGAGGCGGCTGCTTCGCGCGCTGGCTGGGAATGGAACAAGAAGAGCCGTGCGCGGCGGAATGTGCGTTGAAGAGGGCTGCAGCATCGGCAGTTTTCGGAAAGGAAGGGTATCGTGCGGAGTAA
- a CDS encoding adenosylcobinamide amidohydrolase encodes MELARLTTGDIAYRYDKSIVLVFSGPRKVLSTSLYNGGYHEDFEAVFNRDMTQGSGMPCESFAPTYVESMKIVAERLGLAPKLTSGMGTAAHMENASIVSRSYKELTVTAIVTGGVETNGGRVGDPASYYKTAEKKCGTINIMLVIDADLPPGILARALVTCTEAKTAALQELMAPSRYSTGLATGSGTDQTIVVANSESPLFFEGAGKHSKLGELIGLAVMAAVKEALKKQSGLTPAQQHDLLRRLRRFGVTEETLWQRYKEEVGDDALIKAQFIAALEKMIAVPALFPLGVLFIHLYDEHLWGLLEKGETWEAAEKLLKEMATALRLKTQEGVLMQEGYMESLAMLLVRAVVERAARTVSEANGCR; translated from the coding sequence ATGGAATTGGCAAGACTGACGACGGGCGACATCGCTTATCGCTATGACAAGAGCATCGTGCTGGTTTTCAGCGGGCCACGCAAGGTACTCAGCACTTCGCTTTACAATGGCGGCTACCATGAGGATTTTGAGGCGGTGTTCAACCGCGATATGACGCAGGGATCGGGAATGCCCTGCGAGTCCTTTGCACCGACGTACGTCGAGAGCATGAAGATCGTTGCGGAGCGGCTCGGTCTTGCACCGAAATTGACCTCGGGCATGGGGACGGCGGCGCACATGGAAAACGCTTCCATCGTGTCGCGAAGCTACAAGGAACTGACCGTGACGGCGATCGTAACGGGCGGCGTGGAAACGAACGGCGGGCGTGTCGGCGATCCTGCATCTTACTACAAGACGGCGGAGAAGAAATGCGGCACGATCAACATCATGCTCGTCATCGACGCCGATCTGCCGCCCGGCATCCTTGCGCGTGCTCTCGTGACCTGCACGGAGGCGAAGACGGCGGCGCTGCAGGAACTCATGGCGCCGAGCCGCTATTCCACAGGACTCGCCACGGGTTCGGGCACGGATCAGACGATCGTCGTCGCCAACAGCGAGTCGCCGCTCTTCTTCGAGGGCGCAGGAAAACATTCCAAGCTCGGCGAGCTCATCGGTCTCGCCGTCATGGCGGCGGTCAAGGAAGCGCTCAAGAAGCAGTCGGGGCTTACGCCCGCGCAGCAGCACGATCTGCTGCGCCGCTTGCGCCGCTTCGGCGTCACGGAAGAAACGCTGTGGCAGCGATATAAGGAAGAGGTGGGCGACGATGCCTTAATTAAGGCGCAATTCATCGCAGCTTTGGAAAAAATGATTGCTGTGCCGGCGCTCTTCCCCTTGGGCGTGCTCTTCATCCATCTTTATGATGAGCATCTCTGGGGACTGTTGGAAAAAGGGGAGACTTGGGAAGCAGCCGAAAAGCTGCTGAAAGAGATGGCAACAGCGCTTCGTCTGAAGACGCAGGAGGGCGTACTCATGCAGGAAGGCTATATGGAGTCCCTTGCGATGCTTCTCGTGCGTGCCGTCGTCGAGCGTGCGGCTCGGACAGTTTCGGAAGCAAACGGATGCAGATGA
- the cobN gene encoding cobaltochelatase subunit CobN, with product MKIAVYTNIQRVFALVHRVQEACVSAVPSLAIAVRLADGMDSWREAQEKADVTLFLWMGTGLDNPFLQQASRTLQKSRAPHLILVDNAEHDKVSYDFSAEEIALAWQYFRCDGEKNMKNFLLHLAKKFGLSAEPEPPRALPWHGIYHPDWHGDCQDIEGYRAAHCRDGRRTIGVIFYRSEWIAGDFTYHTALIRAIEAQGLNAVAVFSNSYRDERVESPTLFDAMKRYFCRDGKTVVDAIITTMKFSIKAGGTRIEDLYALGVPLLEAYTVLAPKEEWERSPAGLDPMEVSFSVCMPEFDGVLHAVPIAAKVLDETGTPRYAPLEERMERLARKAKKWANLRHKANGEKKIAIVFHNYPPTNANIGSAAGLDSPESVRRLLARMREACYRVDFVPESSQELMDIFTNHATNDRRFMSEERVKNADGQLTAAQYERFFKELPQKVKEHLRKDWGEAPGEVFNYDGTLLVPGTLNGNIFLTVQPPRGFGEDPGKLLHSPDAAPTHHYIGFYHWLRDLWQADAVVHVGTHGSLEWLPGKSTALSNECYPDVSLGDLPDVYPYWITIVGEGIQAKRRGAACLISHLSPPMQLAGAFDELQELEQALDEYVHFRAAQPDNLTAVQEIVREKAALCHFEDSIEEGEDFDAYVAALHNYVTDIKNMQIRTGLHILGQVPEAEKLLDLVLALVRVEHGGEPSLLRLIAKEEGYDYEELLEHSERMTEDGMTYGRKLDAVEDLMRLLLVRLAARAYMPQAAREALALEPFASYSAAGREGLLAALGEVTEKIVPRLLRTEEELTGTLRALSGGYIEPGPAGAPTTNGADVLPTGRNFYGLDPRCLPTPAAWEYGKELGDALVEQYISEEGRYPEAVGIVFWAGSNMRSHGQCIAELFYLMGVRPVWQRPSQRVVGLEVIPLAKLKRPRIDVTARISGLFRDAVPNAIRWVDEAVKLAAAQDESADENFVRKHILADTAWLEEQGEEHALAWERASCRIFGDPPGAYGAGVGDLLESKAWQTLDDLAAVYTRFSGTAYGADSVARGYDPELFQRRMKELDVTVKNEDTRETHMFSSDDYNAYHGGMIATVRALTGKAPRSYSGDTSDRQRIVVRTVAAEAERLFRGEAMNPKFIEGMKEHGYKGASDLANYLAHSYQWDATSAVMEDWMYEGYARKYVLDASMQEWLQEVNPWALHRMAETLLEAEQRGLWKAREETKEELRELFLSIEGDLEERAEQIV from the coding sequence ATGAAGATCGCAGTCTATACGAATATTCAGCGCGTCTTTGCGCTCGTCCATCGCGTGCAGGAAGCGTGCGTGTCGGCAGTTCCCTCGCTGGCGATTGCCGTCCGCCTAGCGGATGGCATGGATTCGTGGCGCGAGGCGCAGGAGAAGGCTGATGTCACACTGTTCCTGTGGATGGGCACGGGGCTGGACAATCCCTTCCTGCAGCAGGCGTCGCGCACTTTGCAGAAGAGCCGTGCGCCGCATTTGATTCTCGTGGACAATGCCGAGCATGACAAGGTCAGCTATGACTTCTCGGCAGAGGAAATCGCTCTCGCCTGGCAGTATTTCCGCTGCGACGGTGAGAAGAATATGAAAAATTTCCTGCTGCATCTTGCCAAAAAGTTCGGACTTTCTGCTGAGCCGGAGCCGCCGCGCGCGCTGCCTTGGCACGGCATATACCATCCCGATTGGCATGGCGATTGCCAGGACATTGAGGGATATCGTGCCGCGCATTGCCGTGACGGCCGGCGGACGATCGGCGTCATCTTCTATCGTTCGGAGTGGATTGCGGGGGACTTCACCTATCACACGGCATTGATTCGTGCGATAGAGGCGCAGGGACTCAATGCCGTCGCAGTCTTTTCCAATTCCTATCGCGACGAGCGCGTGGAGTCGCCGACGCTCTTTGACGCCATGAAGCGATACTTCTGTCGCGACGGGAAGACCGTCGTTGACGCCATCATCACGACGATGAAGTTTTCCATCAAAGCGGGCGGTACGCGCATAGAAGACCTCTATGCGCTCGGCGTGCCGCTTCTTGAGGCGTATACGGTGCTTGCGCCCAAGGAAGAATGGGAAAGGTCGCCTGCGGGTCTCGACCCGATGGAGGTGTCCTTCAGCGTCTGTATGCCGGAGTTCGACGGCGTCCTTCATGCCGTGCCGATTGCGGCGAAGGTGCTCGATGAGACGGGAACGCCTCGCTATGCGCCGCTTGAGGAGCGCATGGAGCGTCTGGCGCGAAAGGCGAAGAAGTGGGCGAATCTGCGCCATAAGGCGAACGGCGAGAAGAAGATAGCCATCGTCTTTCACAACTATCCGCCGACGAATGCGAACATCGGCAGTGCGGCGGGGCTTGACTCGCCAGAGAGCGTGCGCCGCCTCCTCGCGAGGATGCGTGAGGCGTGCTATCGCGTCGATTTCGTGCCGGAGAGCAGCCAAGAGCTCATGGATATTTTTACGAATCACGCGACGAATGACCGCCGCTTCATGAGTGAAGAGCGGGTAAAGAATGCCGACGGACAGCTTACGGCGGCGCAGTATGAAAGATTCTTCAAGGAGCTGCCGCAAAAGGTCAAGGAACATCTGAGAAAGGATTGGGGCGAAGCGCCGGGCGAGGTGTTCAACTACGACGGCACGCTGCTCGTGCCCGGCACGCTCAACGGCAATATCTTTCTTACGGTGCAGCCGCCGCGCGGCTTCGGCGAGGATCCGGGCAAGCTGCTGCATTCGCCGGACGCCGCGCCCACACATCACTACATCGGCTTTTATCATTGGCTGCGCGATCTGTGGCAGGCGGACGCCGTCGTCCACGTCGGCACGCACGGCTCGTTGGAGTGGCTGCCGGGCAAGAGTACGGCGCTCTCGAACGAATGCTATCCCGACGTCTCGCTTGGCGATCTGCCCGACGTATATCCCTACTGGATCACGATTGTAGGCGAGGGCATACAGGCAAAAAGGCGCGGCGCAGCGTGCCTCATCAGCCATCTTTCGCCGCCGATGCAGCTCGCGGGCGCTTTCGACGAGCTGCAGGAGCTTGAGCAGGCGCTCGACGAGTACGTTCATTTCCGTGCGGCTCAGCCTGACAATCTGACAGCGGTACAGGAAATCGTGCGCGAGAAGGCGGCGCTCTGCCATTTCGAGGATTCCATCGAGGAAGGCGAGGACTTCGACGCCTATGTCGCTGCTCTGCACAATTATGTGACGGACATCAAGAACATGCAGATCCGCACGGGACTTCATATCCTCGGGCAAGTTCCGGAAGCTGAAAAACTCTTAGACCTCGTGCTCGCGCTCGTGCGCGTCGAGCATGGCGGCGAGCCGTCGCTCCTGCGTCTCATCGCCAAGGAAGAGGGCTACGATTACGAAGAGCTTTTGGAGCATAGCGAACGCATGACGGAGGACGGCATGACGTACGGCAGAAAGCTCGATGCGGTGGAAGACCTCATGCGCCTGCTTCTCGTGCGCCTCGCCGCGCGCGCCTACATGCCGCAGGCGGCGAGAGAAGCGTTGGCTTTGGAACCGTTCGCCTCGTACAGTGCAGCGGGCAGGGAAGGACTTCTGGCGGCGCTCGGCGAAGTTACGGAGAAGATCGTGCCGCGTCTCCTGCGCACGGAGGAGGAGTTGACGGGCACGCTCCGCGCTCTTTCGGGCGGCTACATCGAGCCGGGGCCGGCGGGAGCGCCGACGACGAACGGCGCAGACGTCCTGCCGACGGGACGCAACTTCTACGGACTCGATCCGCGCTGTCTGCCGACGCCCGCGGCGTGGGAGTACGGCAAGGAACTGGGCGATGCGCTCGTCGAGCAGTATATCAGCGAGGAGGGACGCTACCCGGAGGCGGTCGGCATCGTCTTCTGGGCAGGCTCAAACATGCGCAGTCATGGACAGTGCATAGCCGAGCTGTTCTACCTCATGGGCGTGCGCCCCGTCTGGCAGAGACCGTCGCAGCGCGTCGTCGGGCTTGAGGTCATCCCTCTCGCCAAGCTCAAGCGGCCGCGCATCGACGTGACGGCGCGCATCAGCGGTCTCTTCCGCGATGCCGTGCCGAACGCCATCCGCTGGGTCGACGAGGCTGTGAAGCTTGCAGCAGCGCAGGATGAGAGCGCAGATGAAAACTTCGTGCGCAAGCACATCCTCGCGGACACGGCATGGCTCGAAGAGCAGGGCGAAGAGCATGCTCTCGCTTGGGAACGCGCCTCGTGCCGTATCTTCGGCGACCCGCCGGGCGCTTACGGCGCGGGCGTCGGCGACCTTTTGGAGTCGAAGGCATGGCAGACGCTCGACGATCTCGCGGCCGTCTACACGCGCTTTTCGGGCACGGCGTACGGCGCGGACAGCGTGGCGCGCGGCTACGATCCCGAGCTTTTCCAGCGGCGCATGAAGGAGCTTGATGTCACGGTCAAGAACGAGGACACGCGCGAGACGCACATGTTCAGCTCGGACGATTACAACGCCTACCACGGCGGCATGATTGCCACTGTGCGTGCGCTCACGGGCAAGGCGCCGCGTTCCTACAGCGGCGATACGAGCGACCGTCAGCGCATCGTCGTGCGCACCGTCGCCGCAGAAGCCGAGCGGCTGTTCCGCGGCGAGGCGATGAATCCGAAATTCATCGAGGGCATGAAGGAGCATGGCTACAAGGGAGCTTCCGACCTTGCGAATTATCTCGCGCACAGCTATCAATGGGATGCGACGAGCGCCGTCATGGAGGATTGGATGTACGAAGGATATGCGCGCAAGTATGTGCTCGACGCGTCGATGCAGGAGTGGCTGCAGGAGGTCAACCCCTGGGCGCTGCACCGCATGGCGGAAACGCTGCTAGAGGCGGAGCAGCGCGGCTTGTGGAAAGCGCGTGAGGAGACGAAGGAGGAATTGCGCGAGCTGTTCCTCTCCATCGAGGGCGATTTGGAAGAGAGGGCGGAACAAATTGTATAA
- a CDS encoding ABC transporter substrate-binding protein: MRSKVFMQSSLLVVVVLLLFLTTSCGGEKNVEEPSANSSTSYSVTDITGRTIHFDTPPQRIVTLSATLDQIVLSVVPPERLVAVHSSMKESVNSNMVELASQIPETIHQPSVEYIVSLHPDVVLVADWQYMELADPLRDAGLKVVIGRGPHNLAEVKDLVRLATETIGEKRRGEILLKKMDEKLAEIKTKVDAIPQEKRKSVVFLSLMPTYGGKGSSFDDACHYAGVINGVSAYGLRNGQEVTKEVILSINPDILFLPDYPWKGQAWLDEFIRSYTEDPALQTLKALKTHSLVKPRSSFLYNCSQDFVYGVQEIAYRVYGDEFYLPDDAHISAVDE; this comes from the coding sequence GTGCGGAGTAAGGTCTTCATGCAATCGTCGCTCCTCGTTGTCGTCGTTTTGCTGCTTTTTCTGACAACATCGTGCGGCGGCGAAAAGAATGTGGAGGAGCCGTCTGCGAATTCTTCGACATCGTATTCGGTGACGGACATCACGGGGCGCACGATACATTTCGACACTCCGCCGCAGCGCATCGTCACTTTGTCGGCGACCTTGGATCAGATCGTTCTCAGCGTCGTGCCGCCTGAAAGGCTTGTCGCCGTTCATTCGAGCATGAAGGAATCCGTCAATTCCAATATGGTGGAGCTCGCTTCGCAAATACCTGAGACGATACATCAGCCGAGCGTAGAATACATCGTCTCCCTTCATCCCGACGTGGTTCTTGTTGCAGATTGGCAGTATATGGAACTTGCCGATCCGCTGCGCGATGCAGGACTGAAAGTCGTCATCGGCAGAGGCCCGCATAATCTCGCAGAGGTCAAGGATCTCGTGCGCCTTGCGACGGAAACCATCGGGGAGAAGAGAAGGGGTGAAATCTTGCTCAAGAAGATGGATGAAAAGCTGGCGGAGATCAAGACGAAGGTCGACGCCATTCCACAGGAGAAGAGGAAGAGCGTCGTGTTCCTCTCGCTCATGCCCACATACGGCGGCAAGGGATCGAGCTTCGACGACGCCTGTCACTATGCGGGCGTCATCAACGGTGTTTCCGCCTACGGACTGCGCAATGGGCAGGAAGTGACGAAGGAGGTGATTCTATCGATCAATCCCGACATACTGTTTTTGCCCGATTATCCATGGAAGGGGCAGGCATGGCTCGATGAGTTCATTCGCAGCTATACGGAAGATCCGGCTCTTCAGACGCTCAAGGCGCTCAAAACTCACAGCCTTGTGAAGCCCCGCTCGTCCTTCCTCTACAACTGTTCGCAGGACTTTGTCTACGGCGTGCAGGAAATCGCCTACAGGGTTTATGGCGATGAATTTTATCTGCCTGATGATGCGCATATTTCGGCAGTCGATGAGTGA
- a CDS encoding ATP-binding protein, with translation MMKKTYPFSAIVGQEEMKKALLLNIVMPSLGGVLIKGEKGTAKSTAVRAAAGLLPAMRAVAGCACRCDPAAPEFFCDDCRRKAAAGARMKEESVPMRVVELPVSATEDRVVGTLDIEAAIRHGRKEFEAGILAEANRSILYVDEINLLDDHIVDILLDSAAMGVNTVEREGISYAHPARFVLVGTMNPEEGDIRPQLLDRFALSVTVTGEREAKDRIEVVKRRIAYEQDAEDFAASYREQQEALRERIERARSLLKSVAVADRMLEKAAHISLALGVDGHRADITLIKAAMANAAFSRRTEVEKEDMKAVSRLVLAHRLRRRPFEEGEVDWSAVDDILA, from the coding sequence ATGATGAAAAAGACGTATCCCTTTTCTGCCATCGTGGGGCAGGAAGAGATGAAGAAGGCGCTTTTGCTCAATATCGTCATGCCGTCCTTAGGCGGCGTGCTGATTAAGGGCGAGAAGGGGACGGCGAAGTCGACCGCCGTCCGCGCCGCTGCCGGACTGCTGCCCGCCATGCGGGCGGTGGCGGGCTGTGCATGCCGCTGTGACCCTGCGGCGCCGGAGTTTTTCTGCGACGATTGCCGCAGGAAGGCTGCGGCGGGCGCACGCATGAAGGAGGAGAGCGTCCCCATGCGCGTCGTGGAGCTTCCCGTCAGTGCGACGGAGGATCGCGTCGTGGGCACGCTCGATATAGAGGCGGCGATCCGGCATGGCAGGAAGGAGTTTGAGGCGGGCATCCTCGCGGAGGCAAACCGCAGCATTCTCTATGTCGATGAAATCAATTTGCTCGACGATCACATCGTTGACATCCTGCTCGATTCAGCGGCGATGGGCGTCAATACGGTGGAGCGCGAGGGCATTTCCTATGCACATCCGGCACGCTTTGTGCTCGTGGGCACGATGAATCCCGAAGAGGGCGACATACGCCCGCAGCTGCTCGACCGCTTCGCCCTTTCGGTGACGGTGACGGGTGAGCGCGAGGCGAAGGATCGCATCGAGGTGGTGAAGAGGCGCATCGCTTATGAGCAGGATGCGGAGGACTTTGCAGCGTCCTACAGGGAGCAGCAGGAGGCATTGCGCGAGCGAATCGAAAGGGCGCGCTCTCTCCTCAAAAGCGTCGCCGTGGCAGATAGAATGCTGGAAAAGGCGGCGCACATCTCGCTCGCGCTCGGCGTCGACGGACACCGCGCCGACATTACGCTCATCAAGGCGGCGATGGCGAATGCCGCCTTCTCGAGGCGCACGGAGGTCGAAAAGGAAGATATGAAGGCCGTCAGCCGCCTCGTGCTCGCGCATCGTCTGCGCCGCCGCCCCTTCGAGGAGGGCGAGGTCGACTGGTCTGCTGTGGATGATATACTGGCTTGA